From Nitrospira sp., a single genomic window includes:
- the truA gene encoding tRNA pseudouridine(38-40) synthase TruA — MTTFKLVLEYDGTHYAGWQRQLNVPTIQEAVEAALAAIAQTRLTIVGAGRTDAGVHALGQVASFRTDRGLSEREWRRALNAHLPADISVLSVAEVADDFHARYSAKGKLYEYHVLNRAERAPLLRDRAWMLYKPLNLSAMMEATACLLGRQDFSSFETAPTENENPQCHVQQVELRRQGDLIVCSLYADRFLKQMVRSIVGTLVEVGQGKRAAGNMTDVLAARTRTAAGRTAPAHGLYLVRVDYADAPLIDPP, encoded by the coding sequence ATGACCACATTCAAACTCGTTCTCGAGTATGACGGGACGCACTATGCCGGCTGGCAACGCCAGCTGAACGTGCCGACCATCCAGGAAGCGGTGGAAGCAGCGTTGGCGGCGATTGCCCAAACACGGCTCACCATCGTCGGAGCCGGCCGTACCGACGCGGGCGTACACGCCTTGGGACAGGTCGCCAGCTTTCGCACCGACCGCGGCCTCTCGGAGCGCGAGTGGCGACGGGCGTTGAACGCCCACCTCCCTGCCGACATCAGCGTCCTGTCGGTTGCCGAAGTCGCCGATGATTTTCACGCGCGCTATTCCGCCAAGGGCAAGTTGTACGAATATCATGTGCTGAATCGCGCAGAGCGCGCGCCGCTGCTCCGTGACCGTGCCTGGATGCTCTACAAACCCCTCAACCTATCCGCCATGATGGAAGCGACCGCCTGCCTACTCGGCCGACAGGACTTTTCCTCCTTCGAAACCGCCCCAACCGAGAATGAAAACCCGCAGTGCCATGTGCAGCAGGTCGAGCTCCGCCGGCAGGGAGACCTGATTGTCTGCTCGTTGTATGCCGACCGCTTTCTCAAGCAAATGGTTCGCTCGATCGTGGGCACCCTGGTTGAAGTCGGCCAAGGCAAACGGGCAGCCGGGAATATGACGGACGTGCTGGCAGCCCGCACCCGCACCGCGGCAGGCCGAACCGCTCCTGCCCATGGCTTGTATCTGGTACGAGTGGACTATGCGGATGCACCGCTCATCGATCCTCCGTAG
- a CDS encoding phosphate starvation-inducible protein PsiF gives MKHLTTALFSLLLAAALITPQLSFAGAQQNKMKTCNADADAKGLSGEGKGEDRKAFMKECLSAKPAKAAAGTSQQNKMATCNKEAKAKNLAGDERKKFMKSCLSN, from the coding sequence ATGAAACACCTGACCACCGCCCTGTTCTCTCTTCTGCTGGCCGCCGCACTGATCACCCCGCAACTGAGTTTCGCGGGAGCGCAACAGAACAAGATGAAAACCTGCAACGCCGACGCGGACGCCAAGGGGCTGAGCGGGGAGGGCAAGGGTGAAGACCGCAAAGCGTTCATGAAGGAATGTTTATCGGCCAAGCCGGCGAAGGCCGCGGCAGGCACGTCTCAGCAGAACAAAATGGCAACCTGTAACAAGGAAGCGAAGGCCAAAAATCTGGCGGGTGACGAACGGAAGAAATTCATGAAGAGCTGTCTGTCGAACTAG
- a CDS encoding 2-C-methyl-D-erythritol 2,4-cyclodiphosphate synthase gives MTAVRVGCGWDIHPLVAGRKLILGGLEIPHHKGLQGHSDSDALVHAMCDALLGAMGEGDLGRHYPSSDQRFKNISSLKLLEDVVEKLRTKGYRLANVDSTIIAQAPRLSPHLAAMQKIIAGVLQVDSDLVNVKVKSGEGLDAVGREEAIAAQAVCLIERV, from the coding sequence ATGACGGCGGTACGCGTGGGGTGTGGATGGGATATTCATCCGTTGGTGGCAGGGCGCAAGTTGATTCTCGGCGGACTTGAGATTCCGCATCACAAGGGTTTGCAGGGGCATTCGGATTCCGACGCCCTCGTGCATGCCATGTGTGATGCCCTCTTGGGCGCCATGGGGGAAGGGGATCTCGGTCGTCACTACCCGAGTTCAGATCAACGGTTCAAGAATATTTCCAGCTTGAAGTTGCTGGAAGACGTCGTCGAGAAATTGCGGACTAAGGGCTATCGATTGGCCAATGTGGACAGTACCATCATCGCCCAGGCGCCCCGGTTGAGCCCGCATCTGGCCGCGATGCAAAAGATCATCGCCGGCGTGCTGCAGGTAGACTCGGATCTTGTCAATGTGAAGGTCAAGAGTGGGGAAGGGTTGGATGCGGTCGGACGTGAAGAGGCGATCGCCGCTCAAGCCGTGTGTTTGATCGAACGGGTCTAA
- the ispD gene encoding 2-C-methyl-D-erythritol 4-phosphate cytidylyltransferase — translation MALVPAAGRGLRMGGHIPKQFLALGGRPILAQSLTVLQASPVIHEIILAVPQSERQYCLDHIVATGEFPKVTKVVPGGEQRQDSVRHALAEVDPETEIVLVHDAVRPFLTESMIRQVVAAAVEHGAAIIALPMRDTVKYVGSGGVIERTVDRGPLWLAQTPQAFRREWLEEAHRKGLLSGVQATDDAHLVEMLGKRVVVVEGSGENIKVTRPEDLVIGEAILRARAAARSTV, via the coding sequence GTGGCTCTGGTGCCCGCGGCCGGTCGCGGCCTTCGGATGGGAGGCCACATCCCGAAGCAGTTTCTCGCGCTCGGTGGCCGGCCCATTTTGGCGCAGTCTCTCACCGTGCTCCAGGCTTCCCCGGTGATCCACGAGATTATTCTCGCTGTCCCCCAATCTGAACGCCAATACTGCCTCGATCACATTGTGGCGACGGGCGAATTCCCCAAGGTTACCAAGGTGGTGCCGGGCGGGGAGCAGCGTCAGGATTCCGTGCGTCATGCCCTGGCGGAGGTGGATCCCGAGACGGAGATTGTCCTCGTACACGATGCGGTCCGGCCATTTTTGACGGAGAGTATGATCAGGCAGGTGGTGGCCGCTGCCGTTGAACATGGGGCTGCGATCATCGCCCTTCCGATGCGAGACACGGTGAAATACGTCGGGAGCGGTGGAGTCATCGAACGGACGGTGGATCGCGGGCCGCTCTGGCTTGCGCAAACCCCGCAAGCCTTTCGCCGTGAATGGCTGGAGGAAGCACATCGGAAGGGTCTGTTGAGCGGTGTGCAGGCGACGGATGATGCGCATCTCGTCGAGATGCTCGGAAAGCGGGTCGTTGTGGTCGAGGGCAGCGGGGAGAATATTAAAGTCACAAGGCCGGAAGATCTCGTGATCGGGGAAGCCATTCTCCGTGCACGGGCGGCGGCGAGGAGTACAGTATGA